From a single Anomaloglossus baeobatrachus isolate aAnoBae1 chromosome 8, aAnoBae1.hap1, whole genome shotgun sequence genomic region:
- the S1PR1 gene encoding sphingosine 1-phosphate receptor 1: MTPTEHSHKKNLYYSHDTIALHYNYTGKYKTNSTNDLKPTSIIFIIICCFIVLENVLVLLTIWRTKKFHRPMYYFIGNLALSDLLAGAAYTANILLSGPNTYKLTPVQWFIREGSMFVALSASVFSLLAIAIERCITMLKMKLHNGSKSSRSFLLISGCWLLSLCLGGLPLMGWNCMDALRFCSTVLPLYHKHYILFCTSIFSILLLSIVVLYARIYFLVRTRSRSLTFRRNCARTSRSSEKSMALLKTVIIVLSAFILCWSPLFIFLLLDVGCEVKACQVLFKAEYFLALAVLNSATNPIIYTLTNREMRRAFLKMACCCHCPILKPGAKVKRPIITGMEFSRSKSDNSSHPQKDEMEYHGTIMTSGNVTSSS, encoded by the coding sequence ATGACACCTACCGAGCATTCTCATAAGAAGAACCTTTACTACAGCCATGACACAATTGCTTTACATTACAATTACACAGGGAAGTACAAGACTAACTCCACCAATGATCTGAAGCCAACCtccatcatcttcatcatcatctgcTGCTTCATTGTGCTGGAGAATGTCCTGGTGCTTCTTACTATCTGGAGAACCAAGAAGTTTCATCGACCCATGTATTACTTCATTGGTAATCTGGCGCTCTCTGATTTACTGGCAGGGGCAGCGTACACAGCCAACATTCTCCTTTCTGGACCCAATACCTACAAGTTAACACCGGTGCAATGGTTTATACGGGAAGGGAGTATGTTTGTGGCTCTCTCCGCCTCGGTGTTCAGCCTTTTGGCGATTGCCATCGAGCGCTGCATTACCATGTTAAAAATGAAGCTACACAATGGAAGCAAGAGCTCCAGGTCATTCCTTCTGATTAGTGGTTGCTGGTTGCTGTCATTATGTCTTGGAGGACTTCCGCTCATGGGATGGAACTGTATGGATGCCCTGAGATTTTGCTCCACCGTGCTCCCTTTGTACCATAAACATTACATCCTATTCTGTACCAGCATTTTCAGCATTTTATTGCTATCCATTGTTGTTCTATATGCCAGGATTTACTTCTTGGTAAGAACAAGGAGCAGAAGTTTGACCTTCAGAAGAAACTGTGCAAGGACAAGTAGGAGTTCGGAAAAATCTATGGCCTTACTTAAAACTGTCATCATTGTCTTAAGTGCTTTCATTCTGTGTTGGTCTCCGCTCTTCATTTTTCTCTTACTGGATGTCGGCTGCGAAGTCAAGGCCTGCCAGGTTCTTTTCAAAGCCGAGTACTTTCTGGCTCTTGCAGTTCTCAATTCAGCCACTAACCCCATCATCTACACCTTGACCAACAGGGAGATGAGGCGGGCCTTCCTAAAAATGGCATGTTGTTGCCATTGCCCCATTCTGAAACCAGGGGCAAAAGTTAAAAGACCCATCATTACGGGGATGGAGTTCAGTAGGAGCAAGTCGGACAACTCTTCGCACCCTCAGAAAGATGAGATGGAATACCatgggaccattatgacatcaggaAACGTGACTTCATCATCTTAG